CGTTCTGTAAGTTGCTCATTCTCTTTATGGAACTTCTGCACACTATCCAATGAAAAATCTGGCAAACTGGGCCTTCCTCCTTGGGATTTCTTTACACGGCTGTCCCCATAATCTCTACCCAAACTCTAAACCTCAAGCTTCATCTGGGACAAGGCTGTAGGCCCAGGCAACTTCTTCCGCACAAGACCACGTTATCTCCGACACTCTGCTTCCAATTTTGCAACTTTCTTCATTCCCTCCAGGTGTTGCTTATTTGCAACTTCTGCAGACCGTACgctcatatttttctcctcaataCGAATTTCTAGTTCCTTTGAGTTAATTTGGAGTTCATATTTCAGAGAATTTATTTCCCTTTCACATGACTCGATATCGCTCTTCAACATCTCAATTTCTGCTTCAGACCTGAGTAACTGTTGGTCCAGGTTAGctaatttttcttcaaactcatgCTTCATTTTGTCAAACTGCTTGGTTTTATTCTGAATCACATCATGCAGCTTCTGTTCATgttcttctttcaaattttgtATCTGCCGCATGCACTCCTTCAGTGCACCATCCAGATGTAATTTCAGTGCACCATCCAGATGTGATGTCCTGTCTTCAGCAGTAAGCTTCAAAAGAGTAACGGATTCCAGGTGATTTTTCTGTTTCGCGGCTTCTGACTCAGCCTTCTCCCAACCTGTACAGAGAGATGTGAAT
This DNA window, taken from Capsicum annuum cultivar UCD-10X-F1 unplaced genomic scaffold, UCD10Xv1.1 ctg13001, whole genome shotgun sequence, encodes the following:
- the LOC124890153 gene encoding filament-like plant protein 4, whose protein sequence is MNNKENLVKQYAEVAEEAVLGWEKAESEAAKQKNHLESVTLLKLTAEDRTSHLDGALKLHLDGALKECMRQIQNLKEEHEQKLHDVIQNKTKQFDKMKHEFEEKLANLDQQLLRSEAEIEMLKSDIESCEREINSLKYELQINSKELEIRIEEKNMSVRSAEVANKQHLEGMKKVAKLEAECRR